From Camelina sativa cultivar DH55 chromosome 7, Cs, whole genome shotgun sequence, one genomic window encodes:
- the LOC109125658 gene encoding anaphase-promoting complex subunit 13 — translation MAEVSLGMLIDIVDEEWMRDTLPDDDLPLPPVLAVRTDDTEETNQETQQADAETWRDLALDTQ, via the exons ATGGCGGAAGTAAGTCTTGGTATGCTTATAGACATTGTGGACGAGGAGTGGATGAGGGACACTTTACCTGATGATG ATCTTCCTTTGCCTCCAGTGCTTGCTGTTAGGACTGATGATACTGAAGAAACCA ATCAGGAAACTCAACAAGCAGATGCAGAAACATGGCGTGATCTTGCACTGGATACACAGTAA
- the LOC104702010 gene encoding uncharacterized protein LOC104702010, producing the protein MAFKNHSSRTSLSSSSSTSFRFTTIITLALIFSSSYYIFFSQFDYSPVTFSSVNIPPFAGDLRDLTFPWNKLSLGPISEKLKLAVFCKSWPVGSIPGGMERHAYTLYNSLASRGHEIHVFTVSSDRSNREEYHNNGDLHVYFAPNEHGTLNHSQAFEIFDRINGADHHPFDYVHTESVSLPHWRVKMVPNGDIAVTWHGIWYEIMHSNLFQELSNDRPTSSDLQQTMPRLVDEIRFFPRYKQHICISNSAREVLVNIYQLPKRNVHVIVNGVDQTKFVYSPKSGARFRAKHGVPDGNGTVIVMGVSGRLVRDKGHPLLYEAFASIVKTHPQVYLLVAGSGPWGKRYAELGENVRVLGALEPEELSGFYNALDVFVNPTLRPQGLDLTIIEAMHCGKPVVVPNYPSIVGTVVVDERFGYTFSPNMRSLVETLDSVVRDGSRVLEMKGLACKEYALSMFTATQMASAYERFFMCMKNERYCKYPLPTDN; encoded by the coding sequence ATGGCCTTCAAGAACCATTCTTCAAGAACAagtctgtcttcttcttcttccacttcattCAGGTTCACAACAATCATTACATTAGcactcatcttctcttcttcttactaCATCTTCTTCTCACAGTTCGATTACTCTCCGGTGACATTTTCCTCGGTGAATATTCCTCCGTTCGCTGGAGATCTACGAGACCTTACATTCCCTTGGAACAAACTCTCTCTCGGGCCAATCTCCGAGAAGCTCAAACTTGCCGTGTTTTGTAAATCATGGCCTGTTGGTTCGATCCCCGGAGGAATGGAGCGTCACGCTTACACTCTCTACAATTCTCTTGCCTCAAGAGGTCACGAGATTCACGTCTTCACGGTTTCTTCCGACAGAAGTAACCGTGAAGAGTATCACAACAATGGGGATCTCCATGTTTACTTTGCTCCAAACGAACACGGCACACTAAACCACTCTCAAGCTTTCGAGATCTTCGACAGAATCAACGGTGCAGATCATCACCCCTTCGATTATGTTCATACGGAGAGTGTTTCTCTGCCTCATTGGCGTGTCAAAATGGTGCCTAACGGTGACATAGCTGTGACATGGCACGGTATCTGGTACGAGATTATGCATTCCAATCTTTTTCAAGAGCTTTCGAATGATCGTCCTACTAGCTCTGATCTTCAACAAACGATGCCTAGACTCGTCGATGAGATCAGATTCTTCCCGAGATATAAACAGCACATTTGCATAAGCAACAGCGCGCGTGAGGTTCTCGTTAACATCTATCAGCTTCCTAAGAGAAACGTTCACGTTATAGTCAACGGAGTTGACCAGACCAAGTTTGTGTATTCCCCTAAGTCTGGAGCTAGGTTCAGGGCCAAACACGGTGTTCCTGATGGTAATGGGACAGTTATTGTGATGGGTGTCTCTGGACGTTTGGTGAGAGACAAAGGACATCCACTTCTCTACGAAGCGTTTGCTTCGATCGTTAAAACTCACCCGCAAGTGTATCTGCTTGTGGCTGGATCTGGTCCTTGGGGAAAAAGATACGCGGAGTTGGGTGAAAACGTTAGGGTTTTAGGAGCTTTAGAGCCAGAAGAGCTCTCTGGTTTCTACAACGCTTTAGATGTGTTTGTGAACCCGACGTTAAGACCACAAGGGCTTGATTTGACGATCATTGAGGCGATGCATTGTGGGAAACCGGTCGTAGTACCTAACTATCCGAGCATTGTTGGGACAGTGGTAGTGGATGAGCGTTTTGGGTACACATTTTCTCCAAACATGAGATCTCTTGTTGAAACTTTGGATTCTGTTGTAAGAGATGGGTCTAGGGTTTTGGAGATGAAAGGACTAGCTTGCAAAGAATACGCTCTTTCCATGTTTACAGCGACTCAAATGGCTTCGGCTTATGAGAGATTCTTTATGTGTATGAAGAATGAGAGGTATTGTAAGTATCCTCTTCCAacagataattaa
- the LOC109125598 gene encoding CLAVATA3/ESR (CLE)-related protein 1-like, translating to MANSKLWLCLFLICVSLSISSASRPLQQRSLYVDGMKRGRMMREAEKVLKASMEKLMERGFNESMRLSPGGPDPRHH from the coding sequence ATGGCTAACTCGAAACTCTGGCTGTGCTTATTCTTGATATGCGTTTCCTTATCGATTTCATCAGCGTCTCGACCACTGCAGCAGCGATCTCTATACGTAGATGGTATGAAACGAGGGCGTATGATGAGAGAAGCAGAGAAAGTGTTGAAAGCGAGTATGGAGAAGCTAATGGAAAGAGGTTTTAATGAGTCTATGAGACTAAGTCCTGGAGGTCCCGATCCTCGCCATCACTAA
- the LOC104702011 gene encoding uncharacterized protein ycf45-like isoform X2 — protein MIREVARMLGNDYEKRVMIVDTSNEIGGDGDIPHPGIGNARRMQVPNSDIQHKVLIEAVENHMPQVIVIDEIGTKLEAIAASTIAERGIQLVATAHGATIENLIKNPSLDLLVGGVQSVTLGDEEATRRGGQKTVLERKGPPTFNCGAEIVSKTEVRVHRSLEATVDAVLAGRLPNVEIRKVKSHGVEVIMEKEPFIDETTVDNIHEEEALDVSKLTNEETISEVLPTKEITEAESSGQETLMYLYVYGIAESTVLQAIKQLEMETAVELTDDISEAEAILALQAKIRKNPRIKALATSHGIPVYVTKTNSGIQVAKAIRALLTDYEDGLGEFGSEERLKLSEKMDALEEARLAIERIVIPKKETADLLPRQPKIVSLQGKLVRKYNLRSERKWREDEMYLRIIPYGTEEDRDDGKDEEVEEENGEELDEFGCSTGESNGSPYGIDRLPFLPD, from the exons ATGATTAG GGAGGTAGCGAGAATGCTAGGAAATGACTATGAGAAGAGAGTAATGATTGTTGATACTTCTAATGAGATTGGTGGTGATGGTGATATACCTCATCCAGGGATTGGTAATGCTAGGCGGATGCAAGTCCCTAACTCTGACATACAACACAAG GTATTGATTGAGGCAGTAGAAAACCATATGCCTCAAGTGATTGTGATTGATGAGATTGGAACTAAACTTGAAGCGATAGCTGCAAGTACGATAGCAGAACGTGGAATCCAGTTAGTCGCCACTGCTCATGGAGCGACCATTGAGAATTTGATTAAGAATCCTTCATTGGACCTTCTGGTTGGAGGTGTACAG AGTGTGACTCTTGGAGATGAGGAAGCGACCAGAAGAGGTGGCCAGAAGACTGTCCTTGAAAGAAAAGGTCCTCCAACATTTAACTGTGGTGCAGAAATAGTTTCAAAGACTGAAGTTCGAGTTCATCGTAGTCTTGAAGCAACTGTTGATGCTGTTCTCGCAG GTCGATTACCAAACGTTGAAATCCGAAAAGTAAAGTCTCATGGAGTGGAAGTGATTATGGAGAAGGAACCTTTCATCGACGAGACGACTGTGGATAATATACATGAAGAGGAAGCATTAGATGTTTCGAAGCTCACCAATGAGGAAACGATATCTGAAGTCCTTCCAACTAAGGAGATAACTGAAGCAGAATCGTCAGGGCAAGAGACACTGATGTATCTATATGTGTATGGG ATTGCAGAATCAACTGTTCTTCAGGCAATCAAACAGCTAGAGATGGAAACTGCAGTAGAGTTAACTGACGACATTAGCGAAGCAGAAGCCATACTCGCATTACAAGCAAAGATCAGGAAGAATCCTCGGATTAAAGCATTAGCTACATCTCACGGTATACCTGTTTATGTAacaaag ACTAACTCAGGAATTCAAGTGGCCAAGGCGATACGGGCATTACTAACCGATTACGAAGATGGGCTCGGAGAATTTGGATCAGAAGAACGTCTAAAACTATCTGAAAAAATGGACGCCTTAGAG GAAGCTAGATTAGCGATAGAGCGGATAGTGATACCAAAAAAGGAAACAGCTGATTTACTACCGAGACAACCTAAGATCGTGTCTCTTCAAGGAAAGCTAGTCAGGAAGTATAATTTACGATCAGAAAGAAAATGGAGAGAGGATGAGATGTATCTACGGATCATCCCTTATGGGACAGAAGAAGACAGAGACGACGGtaaagatgaagaagttgaagaagagaacGGAGAAGAGCTTGACGAGTTCGGTTGTAGCACTGGCGAGTCTAATGGTTCACCCTATGGCATCGACAGGTTACCTTTCTTGCCTGATTAG
- the LOC104702012 gene encoding eukaryotic translation initiation factor 2A-like produces the protein MSSSSPSLEILVREAEGFCVWNGPPFSNGQPTLKLERVSCSNTKFSVDGSKLMAIKSDGIISIYNSSSLTELRSFTIANVTAAELSPCGTYLQTFQKPTTPQEKNVSVWNIETGDLAHSHYQKSITKTTWPSIRFCPDESSACRLATNEVQFFDPKDFSKGITSRIRVPGVAAFELSKTPASHVAVFVPESKGSPGSVQIFGCGKDLQSQPSARRSFFRCSSVQFSWNHGSTGLLVVVQSDVDKTNQSYYGETKLHYLTIDGTHEGLVPLRKEGPVHDVQWSFSGSEFAVVYGFMPACVTIFDKNCKPLMELGEGPYNTLRWNPKGRVLCVAGFGNLPGDMAFWDVVNKKQLGSNKAEWSVTSEWSPDGRYFLTASTAPRRQIDNGMKIFNYDGKRYFKKAFEKLYQAEWKPVSPDRFGEISELIKSVESLKLGEGKSQGQGSAQKKAIVPNTIAKKPAAYQPPHAKHAAAIQAELLGVNTAGEMSKNALRNKKKREKKKAAEAAASGANNA, from the exons ATGAGTTCTTCTTCACCGTCCTTGGAGATTTTAG ttAGAGAAGCTGAAGGTTTCTGTGTGTGGAATGGTCCTCCATTCAGTAATGGTCAACCAACTCTCAAGCTTGAACGAGTTTCATGCTCCAACACCAAGTTCAGTGTTGATGGATCCAAGCTGATGGCGATCAAATCAGATGGGATCATCAGTATCTATAATTCCTCCAGCTTGACAGAATTGCGGTCGTTCACTATAGCTAATGTTACGGCTGCTGAGCTATCTCCATGCGGGACTTATCTTCAGACATTTCAAAAACCCACTACTCCGCAGGAGAAGAACGTCTCTGTTTGGAATATTGAGACTGGAGATCTGGCACATAGTCATTACCAAAAATCCATTACTAAAACCACATG GCCATCAATTCGCTTCTGTCCTGATGAATCTTCCGCGTGCCGGTTAGCTACAAATGAGGTTCAGTTCTTTGACCCGAAAGATTTCTCGAAAGGAATTACATCCCGGATCAGAGTTCCTGGTGTTGCTGCATTTGAGCTTTCTAAAACGCCAGCTTCCCATGTTGCTGTGTTTGTTCCAGAATCAAAG GGGAGTCCAGGCAGTGTCCAGATATTTGGATGTGGGAAAGATTTGCAGAGTCAGCCAAGTGCTCGACGTAGCTTTTTCCGATGTTCTTCTGTGCAGTTTAGTTGGAACCACGGTTCCACTGGACTCTTAGTTGTTGTACAATCAGATGTTGACAAGACCAACCAAAGTTATTATGGAGAAACAAAGCTACACTACCTTACAATAGATGGCACACATGAAGGCCTCGTTCCATTAC GTAAAGAAGGACCAGTTCATGATGTTCAGTGGTCTTTTTCTGGTTCAGAGTTTGCAGTTGTATATGGCT TTATGCCTGCTTGTGTGACAATCTTTGACAAGAATTGCAAACCCTTGATGGAACTTGGTGAAGGTCCTTATAACACTCTTCGATGGAACCCAAAAGGGAGAG TTTTATGTGTGGCTGGATTCGGTAACTTGCCTGGTGATATG GCGTTCTGGGATGTTGTCAACAAGAAGCAGCTTGGAAGTAATAAAGCCGAGTGGTCTGTAACAAGTGAATGGTCTCCGGATGGGCGTTATTTCTTGACTGCCTCAACAGCACCAAGACGTCAAATTGACAATGG GATGAAAATATTCAACTACGATGGAAAGCGTTATTTCAAAAAGGCGTTTGAGAAGCTGTATCAG GCTGAATGGAAACCAGTGTCTCCGGACAGGTTCGGTGAGATCAGCGAACTTATCAAGTCAGTTGAATCATTGAAACTCGGCGAGGGAAAATCACAAG GACAAGGATCAGCTCAGAAGAAAGCTATTGTGCCCAATACTATTGCAAAAAAACCGGCGGCATATCAACCTCCTCATGCTAAGCACGCAGCTGCTATTCAAGCCGAG TTGCTTGGGGTAAACACAGCAGG AGAGATGAGCAAGAACGCTcttagaaacaagaagaagagggagaagaagaaagcggCCGAGGCTGCTGCTTCGGGAGCTAACAACGCATGA
- the LOC104702014 gene encoding aquaporin TIP3-1-like, whose translation MATSARRAYGFGRADEATHPDSIRATLAEFLSTFVFVFAAEGSILSLDKLYWNHAAHAGTNTPGGLVLVALAHAFALFAAVSAAINVSGGHVNPAVTFGALIGGRISAIRAIYYWIAQLLGAILACLLLRLATNGLRPVGFRVASGVGAVNGLVLEIILTFGLVYVVYSTLIDPTRGSLGIIAPLAIGLIVGANILVGGPFSGASMNPARAFGPALVGWRWHDHWIYWVGPFIGGALAALIYEYMVIPTEPPTHHTHQPLAPEDY comes from the exons ATGGCAACATCAGCTCGTAGAGCGTATGGTTTCGGTAGAGCCGACGAGGCTACACACCCTGACTCTATTCGAGCCACTTTAGCTGAGTTCCTTTCCACTTTTGTCTTCGTCTTTGCAGCTGAAGGCTCTATCCTCTCTCTCG aTAAGTTGTATTGGAACCACGCCGCTCATGCGGGAACAAACACGCCAGGAGGATTGGTTTTAGTGGCGTTGGCTCATGCGTTTGCTCTGTTCGCTGCGGTTTCAGCAGCCATCAATGTCTCTGGTGGACACGTAAACCCGGCAGTCACTTTTGGTGCTCTTATTGGAGGGAGAATTTCAGCGATCCGGGCCATCTACTACTGGATCGCTCAGCTTCTTGGAGCCATCCTCGCTTGTCTCTTGTTAAGACTCGCTACAAACGGCCTG AGACCAGTTGGTTTCCGTGTAGCATCAGGTGTTGGAGCGGTTAATGGACTTGTTCTAGAGATCATTTTAACATTTGGCTTAGTCTACGTCGTGTATTCGACTTTGATTGATCCAACACGCGGAAGCCTCGGGATCATAGCGCCGCTGGCGATCGGACTCATTGTTGGAGCAAACATCTTAGTGGGTGGACCATTCTCTGGTGCATCGATGAATCCAGCTAGAGCCTTTGGTCCAGCATTGGTGGGATGGAGGTGGCATGACCACTGGATCTATTGGGTCGGACCATTCATCGGTGGCGCCTTAGCAGCTCTTATATATGAGTACATGGTCATACCCACCGAGCCACCTACCCACCACACACACCAGCCCTTGGCTCCTGAAGATTACTAG
- the LOC104702011 gene encoding uncharacterized protein ycf45-like isoform X1 — protein sequence MLSLSLSRNHVPPLTLLRRHERRRILKLRCRSSLLFHQLFRNKLLLPSSSSPGVVAISASSSQVAFPELEDDEDHFDDELRRLLALVPDEIRRTLEEHPEISELIEIVLDLGRKPLARFPSGDFVISDDAVTVKDLKFAVSQVGEFTNDNRAGISRTLHRISAIRNRKGDIIGLTCRVGRSVRGSANLLRDLVQDGNSLLLIGPPGVGKTTMIREVARMLGNDYEKRVMIVDTSNEIGGDGDIPHPGIGNARRMQVPNSDIQHKVLIEAVENHMPQVIVIDEIGTKLEAIAASTIAERGIQLVATAHGATIENLIKNPSLDLLVGGVQSVTLGDEEATRRGGQKTVLERKGPPTFNCGAEIVSKTEVRVHRSLEATVDAVLAGRLPNVEIRKVKSHGVEVIMEKEPFIDETTVDNIHEEEALDVSKLTNEETISEVLPTKEITEAESSGQETLMYLYVYGIAESTVLQAIKQLEMETAVELTDDISEAEAILALQAKIRKNPRIKALATSHGIPVYVTKTNSGIQVAKAIRALLTDYEDGLGEFGSEERLKLSEKMDALEEARLAIERIVIPKKETADLLPRQPKIVSLQGKLVRKYNLRSERKWREDEMYLRIIPYGTEEDRDDGKDEEVEEENGEELDEFGCSTGESNGSPYGIDRLPFLPD from the exons ATGCTGAGCTTATCACTGAGCCGTAATCATGTTCCTCCATTAACGCTCTTACGTCGTCATGAACGAAGAAGAATCCTCAAGCTCCGATGtcgatcttctcttctctttcaccaaCTCTTCCGCAACAAACTCCTCCtcccttcgtcttcttcacctGGAGTTGTTGCTATTTCAGCATCTTCGTCTCAAGTCGCCTTTCCGGAATTAGAAGACGACGAGGACCACTTCGATGACGAATTACGCCGTCTCTTGGCGCTGGTACCCGATGAGATACGACGGACACTGGAGGAGCACCCTGAGATTAGTGAACTCATTGAGATAGTGTTGGATTTAGGTCGTAAGCCTCTGGCCCGATTCCCTTCTGGAGATTTTGTGATCTCCGACGACGCTGTTACGGTTAAGGATTTGAAATTCGCTGTCTCTCAG GTTGGTGAGTTCACTAATGATAATCGAGCTGGGATTAGCCGGACGTTGCATCGTATTAGTGCGATACGGAATCGGAAAGgagatattattggattaactTGCCGTGTTGGTCGATCTGTTAGAGGAAGTGCCAATTTGCTGCGTGATCTTGTTCAAGATGGGAACTCATTGTTGCTTATTGGTCCACCAGGTGTTGGGAAAACCACAATGATTAG GGAGGTAGCGAGAATGCTAGGAAATGACTATGAGAAGAGAGTAATGATTGTTGATACTTCTAATGAGATTGGTGGTGATGGTGATATACCTCATCCAGGGATTGGTAATGCTAGGCGGATGCAAGTCCCTAACTCTGACATACAACACAAG GTATTGATTGAGGCAGTAGAAAACCATATGCCTCAAGTGATTGTGATTGATGAGATTGGAACTAAACTTGAAGCGATAGCTGCAAGTACGATAGCAGAACGTGGAATCCAGTTAGTCGCCACTGCTCATGGAGCGACCATTGAGAATTTGATTAAGAATCCTTCATTGGACCTTCTGGTTGGAGGTGTACAG AGTGTGACTCTTGGAGATGAGGAAGCGACCAGAAGAGGTGGCCAGAAGACTGTCCTTGAAAGAAAAGGTCCTCCAACATTTAACTGTGGTGCAGAAATAGTTTCAAAGACTGAAGTTCGAGTTCATCGTAGTCTTGAAGCAACTGTTGATGCTGTTCTCGCAG GTCGATTACCAAACGTTGAAATCCGAAAAGTAAAGTCTCATGGAGTGGAAGTGATTATGGAGAAGGAACCTTTCATCGACGAGACGACTGTGGATAATATACATGAAGAGGAAGCATTAGATGTTTCGAAGCTCACCAATGAGGAAACGATATCTGAAGTCCTTCCAACTAAGGAGATAACTGAAGCAGAATCGTCAGGGCAAGAGACACTGATGTATCTATATGTGTATGGG ATTGCAGAATCAACTGTTCTTCAGGCAATCAAACAGCTAGAGATGGAAACTGCAGTAGAGTTAACTGACGACATTAGCGAAGCAGAAGCCATACTCGCATTACAAGCAAAGATCAGGAAGAATCCTCGGATTAAAGCATTAGCTACATCTCACGGTATACCTGTTTATGTAacaaag ACTAACTCAGGAATTCAAGTGGCCAAGGCGATACGGGCATTACTAACCGATTACGAAGATGGGCTCGGAGAATTTGGATCAGAAGAACGTCTAAAACTATCTGAAAAAATGGACGCCTTAGAG GAAGCTAGATTAGCGATAGAGCGGATAGTGATACCAAAAAAGGAAACAGCTGATTTACTACCGAGACAACCTAAGATCGTGTCTCTTCAAGGAAAGCTAGTCAGGAAGTATAATTTACGATCAGAAAGAAAATGGAGAGAGGATGAGATGTATCTACGGATCATCCCTTATGGGACAGAAGAAGACAGAGACGACGGtaaagatgaagaagttgaagaagagaacGGAGAAGAGCTTGACGAGTTCGGTTGTAGCACTGGCGAGTCTAATGGTTCACCCTATGGCATCGACAGGTTACCTTTCTTGCCTGATTAG